One segment of Pandoraea pnomenusa DNA contains the following:
- a CDS encoding winged helix-turn-helix transcriptional regulator yields MQRKTFRDMQCPIARSLERVGEWWSILILREAGYGTTRFDDFQRRLEIAPNMLTRRLNALVEEGLLARRQYSDRPPRFEYVLTDAGRDFRPVLWALLAWGNRHFAPEGISAQLIDRQTGQVVEPVVVDAVTGVRLDPARHVPAAGPAASESMKARLARAAAFASGEPVDDSGTAVAAEVAGR; encoded by the coding sequence ATGCAACGAAAGACCTTCCGGGACATGCAGTGCCCGATCGCCCGAAGCCTGGAACGGGTGGGCGAATGGTGGAGCATTCTCATCCTGCGCGAAGCCGGCTACGGGACGACCCGTTTCGATGACTTTCAGCGCCGTCTGGAGATCGCGCCCAACATGTTGACCCGCCGCCTGAACGCCTTGGTGGAGGAAGGCTTGCTGGCGCGCCGACAGTATTCCGACCGGCCGCCACGCTTCGAATACGTGCTCACGGATGCCGGGCGTGACTTCCGGCCGGTGCTGTGGGCGTTGCTCGCCTGGGGAAATCGTCACTTCGCGCCGGAGGGCATCTCGGCGCAGTTGATTGACCGGCAGACGGGCCAGGTGGTGGAACCGGTCGTCGTGGATGCGGTGACGGGGGTGCGGCTGGACCCGGCGCGTCATGTGCCGGCCGCGGGCCCGGCGGCGAGCGAGAGCATGAAGGCGCGGCTCGCCCGCGCGGCGGCGTTTGCCAGCGGAGAACCGGTCGACGACAGCGGTACGGCGGTGGCAGCGGAAGTCGCCGGGCGCTGA
- a CDS encoding DHA2 family efflux MFS transporter permease subunit, translated as MSTRAKVIAFATMVVGMFIALLDIQIVSASLRDIGGGLSAGADETAWVQTSYLIAEIIVIPLSGWLSRVMSTRWIFAASAAGFTVASLLCGAAWNIQSMIAFRALQGFLGGSMIPLVFTTAFAFFSGPQRVLAAAVVGGLSSLAPTLGPTIGGWITDNYSWHWLFFVNLVPGIFVTVTVPLLVRIDRADWSLLRGADYLGMALMAVSLGCLEYTLEEGPRWDWFGDDTIRTTAWLAAVCGVAFVWRSLTYAQPIVDLRALRQRNFALGCFFSFATGIGIFATIYLTPLFLGRVRGFSAFEIGMAVFSTGVFQLMSIPLYAMLANRIDLRWLMMVGLGAFALSMWQFAPITHDWGAWQLMLPQALRGAAQQFAVAPIVTLTLGSLPPARLRLASGLFNLMRNLGGAIGIAVCTTVLNDRTNLHFFRLAERMGEGSPAVGEWLAGVGARMSVAGLDAVDAHTAALRQLWTLTLREAQTMTFGDVYTGLGVIFVCVTLMVPLLRRVAPPATPSADAH; from the coding sequence ATGTCCACGCGCGCCAAGGTGATCGCCTTTGCCACCATGGTGGTGGGCATGTTCATCGCCTTGCTCGATATCCAGATCGTATCGGCCTCCTTGCGCGACATCGGTGGCGGCCTGTCGGCCGGCGCGGACGAAACGGCATGGGTGCAGACCAGCTACCTGATCGCGGAGATCATTGTGATCCCGCTCTCGGGGTGGCTCTCGCGCGTGATGTCCACGCGTTGGATCTTCGCGGCTTCGGCGGCCGGGTTCACGGTGGCGAGCTTGCTGTGCGGCGCGGCGTGGAATATCCAGAGCATGATCGCGTTTCGCGCGCTGCAGGGGTTTCTCGGCGGGTCGATGATTCCGTTGGTGTTTACCACGGCGTTCGCGTTTTTCAGCGGGCCGCAGCGCGTGCTGGCGGCAGCGGTGGTCGGTGGGCTCTCGTCATTGGCGCCCACGCTCGGGCCGACCATCGGCGGATGGATCACCGACAACTACTCGTGGCATTGGCTGTTCTTCGTCAACCTGGTGCCCGGCATTTTCGTCACGGTTACCGTGCCGCTGCTGGTGCGCATCGACCGGGCCGACTGGTCGTTGTTGCGCGGCGCCGATTACCTGGGCATGGCGCTGATGGCGGTGAGCCTGGGGTGCCTGGAGTACACGCTGGAAGAAGGGCCTCGCTGGGATTGGTTTGGCGACGACACCATTCGTACGACCGCATGGCTGGCCGCTGTCTGTGGCGTGGCGTTCGTCTGGCGCAGCCTGACTTACGCGCAACCGATCGTGGACCTGCGTGCCTTGCGGCAGCGCAACTTCGCGCTGGGCTGCTTCTTCTCGTTTGCCACGGGGATCGGCATTTTTGCCACGATCTATCTCACGCCGTTGTTCCTTGGCCGGGTGCGCGGCTTTTCCGCGTTCGAGATAGGGATGGCGGTGTTCTCGACGGGCGTGTTCCAGCTCATGTCGATCCCCCTGTACGCCATGCTCGCCAATCGGATCGATTTGCGGTGGCTCATGATGGTGGGGTTGGGCGCCTTTGCTTTGTCGATGTGGCAGTTCGCGCCAATCACGCACGACTGGGGTGCGTGGCAATTGATGCTCCCGCAGGCGCTTCGCGGCGCGGCGCAGCAATTTGCCGTCGCCCCGATCGTCACGCTGACGCTGGGCAGTCTGCCTCCGGCAAGGCTTCGTCTGGCGTCCGGCCTGTTCAACCTGATGCGCAATCTCGGCGGCGCCATCGGGATTGCCGTGTGCACGACGGTACTCAACGATCGCACCAATCTGCATTTCTTCCGCCTCGCGGAGCGCATGGGTGAGGGAAGCCCGGCGGTCGGGGAGTGGCTTGCCGGTGTGGGGGCGCGAATGTCGGTGGCCGGGCTGGACGCCGTCGACGCGCACACGGCGGCGCTGCGCCAGCTCTGGACGCTGACGCTGCGCGAGGCCCAGACGATGACGTTCGGTGACGTCTACACGGGACTTGGCGTGATCTTCGTTTGCGTGACGCTGATGGTGCCGCTCCTGCGGCGGGTTGCGCCTCCCGCGACGCCAAGTGCCGACGCGCATTGA
- a CDS encoding efflux transporter outer membrane subunit, with protein sequence MNSHASTSFGIPPSVLRAACLAVCVGSLAGCAVGPDYVPPGNALPDHFAGVVRLAQRDAFRTGVSDAPGSAPPSRAHETLDTWWTRFHDPALTSIIEQALAQNLDLQAAMARVVRARAQASAAGARQLPSLRLDGDISREHQSLDSPQGVVASTLPGYNRNMTVYDIGLGASWELDLFGGLRRSAQTASALAQVAQAQRDGVRVSLVAEAADAYFRVRAAQRRLAIAQDQIATDERLLDIVRLRFGDGLATEREVAQSEALLAQARTTLPPLRIERESQLNRLDVLMGVAPGTYAHKIDATTPADDRHVRPIAIPPIGDIGKPADLLRRRPDVIAAERRLAASNAQIGAALAEYYPKLSLSGVLGFETLAGGRVPGADTFQPLAALGLRWRLFDFGRIDAEVAQARGANAEALAEYRLAMLHATEDVENAIVTLVEIEQQRKDLAKAVDAQTRARDSAQAAYTGGAVSLYEVLDADRQLLTVRDADARAQADNARAAVATFRALGGGWQADAPALALTSPRASSPSRPSQD encoded by the coding sequence ATGAATTCACACGCCTCGACGTCATTCGGCATTCCCCCTTCCGTCCTTCGCGCCGCCTGCCTTGCCGTGTGCGTCGGCTCCCTGGCCGGTTGCGCGGTCGGCCCGGATTACGTGCCACCCGGCAACGCGCTGCCTGACCACTTCGCCGGAGTCGTCCGGCTCGCCCAGCGAGACGCCTTTCGCACCGGGGTATCGGACGCACCGGGCAGTGCGCCGCCGAGCCGCGCTCACGAAACGCTCGATACCTGGTGGACGCGTTTTCACGACCCGGCGCTTACGTCCATCATCGAACAGGCGCTTGCACAGAATCTCGATTTGCAGGCAGCCATGGCCCGTGTCGTCCGGGCACGCGCGCAGGCCAGCGCAGCGGGTGCACGGCAACTGCCGTCACTGCGTCTGGATGGCGACATCAGTCGGGAACATCAATCGCTCGACAGCCCGCAGGGCGTCGTCGCGAGCACGCTGCCGGGATACAACCGCAACATGACCGTGTACGACATTGGCTTGGGCGCAAGCTGGGAGCTGGACCTGTTTGGGGGATTGCGACGCTCGGCGCAAACGGCAAGCGCGCTGGCGCAAGTCGCGCAGGCGCAGCGCGACGGCGTGCGCGTGAGCCTCGTCGCGGAAGCCGCCGATGCGTATTTTCGCGTGCGTGCGGCACAGCGCCGCCTGGCCATCGCACAGGATCAGATCGCCACGGACGAACGCCTGCTGGACATCGTGCGCCTGCGCTTTGGAGATGGCCTGGCCACCGAACGCGAGGTGGCACAGTCCGAAGCACTGCTGGCCCAGGCGCGAACGACGCTGCCGCCGCTTCGCATCGAGCGCGAAAGCCAGCTCAACCGTCTGGACGTACTGATGGGCGTGGCGCCGGGCACCTACGCGCACAAGATCGACGCGACAACGCCGGCGGACGACCGGCACGTACGGCCAATTGCGATCCCGCCGATTGGCGATATCGGCAAGCCGGCCGATCTGTTGCGCCGACGCCCCGACGTGATTGCCGCGGAACGTCGGTTGGCCGCGTCGAACGCCCAAATCGGGGCTGCGCTGGCCGAGTATTACCCCAAGCTCTCGCTCTCGGGGGTGCTGGGATTCGAAACGCTCGCCGGCGGGCGAGTGCCGGGCGCTGATACGTTCCAGCCGCTCGCGGCACTGGGCCTGCGCTGGAGACTGTTCGACTTTGGCCGGATCGACGCCGAAGTCGCGCAGGCACGCGGCGCCAATGCCGAGGCCCTGGCCGAGTACCGGTTGGCCATGCTGCACGCCACCGAGGATGTGGAAAACGCCATCGTCACCCTCGTGGAGATCGAGCAACAGCGCAAGGATCTGGCCAAGGCGGTGGACGCGCAGACGCGCGCACGCGACAGCGCGCAAGCGGCCTACACGGGGGGAGCGGTCAGCCTGTATGAAGTGCTCGACGCCGACCGACAACTACTGACCGTGCGCGATGCCGACGCGCGGGCACAGGCTGACAATGCCCGTGCCGCGGTGGCGACATTCCGGGCGCTGGGCGGCGGCTGGCAGGCCGATGCGCCTGCGCTGGCGCTGACCTCACCGCGCGCATCATCCCCTTCGCGCCCGTCGCAAGACTGA
- a CDS encoding DNA-binding protein, which yields MTTSQGLKSAAIAPSSRAGGRGISEQDVWAAADALLMQGQRPTIERIRQQLGRGSPNTVSPYLDAWFAGLGTRLQGGGAAMSGLPEGISMPDTVARAAIDLWTLALEESRAVLAQEAAERRAALDAREAELASEREALVQARAVLHERIAAAETAAADARQARDEAQAQARRAEAQLIDSQADAVASRQALSAARDAMQALQEVHAGQRAGWDAERVRLTERAEANERRLMLELDAARASVKSLQQERRQVQRELQEAQASLAAMTEAQHEMRSAKALQDAVIARLREQVTTQEALAATYQSMLSASASASASTGVGIARGPTPGRRRRSGAASAAATSVLRRARRG from the coding sequence ATGACTACGTCTCAAGGCTTGAAATCCGCCGCGATCGCACCGTCGTCCCGAGCGGGTGGGCGCGGTATCTCCGAGCAGGATGTGTGGGCCGCAGCCGATGCGTTGCTGATGCAAGGGCAGCGCCCCACCATCGAGCGCATTCGTCAACAGTTGGGACGGGGATCGCCGAATACCGTGAGCCCATATCTCGATGCCTGGTTCGCGGGGCTCGGCACACGTTTGCAGGGCGGTGGCGCGGCCATGTCCGGACTGCCGGAGGGCATTTCGATGCCCGATACGGTGGCTCGCGCGGCGATTGATTTGTGGACGCTCGCGCTGGAGGAGAGCCGGGCTGTACTGGCGCAAGAGGCGGCCGAGCGCCGGGCGGCGCTCGATGCCCGTGAGGCGGAACTGGCTTCTGAGCGCGAAGCGTTGGTGCAGGCGCGCGCCGTCCTGCACGAGCGCATCGCGGCGGCGGAGACGGCGGCGGCCGATGCCCGTCAGGCGCGAGACGAAGCGCAAGCGCAGGCACGTCGCGCCGAGGCGCAGCTCATCGATTCGCAGGCCGATGCGGTGGCCTCCCGGCAAGCACTCTCCGCGGCGCGCGACGCGATGCAGGCATTGCAGGAAGTGCACGCGGGTCAGCGCGCAGGTTGGGACGCCGAGCGTGTCCGGCTCACCGAGCGCGCCGAGGCCAACGAGCGACGGCTCATGCTGGAGCTCGATGCGGCGAGAGCGTCTGTCAAGTCGCTTCAGCAGGAGCGCCGTCAGGTGCAGCGAGAGTTGCAGGAGGCGCAGGCCAGTCTTGCCGCCATGACGGAGGCGCAACACGAGATGCGGTCGGCCAAGGCATTGCAGGATGCGGTGATCGCGCGTTTGCGCGAGCAGGTGACGACGCAGGAAGCGCTCGCCGCCACGTACCAGTCGATGCTGTCGGCGTCGGCGTCGGCGTCGGCGTCGACGGGCGTCGGCATTGCGCGCGGCCCGACGCCGGGGCGCAGGCGCCGGTCAGGCGCCGCGAGCGCGGCGGCGACGTCAGTCTTGCGACGGGCGCGAAGGGGATGA
- a CDS encoding site-specific integrase — MPPAVIIQFVVDHAVHQSKQGLRTAMPEALDVALVSQGLKARAGPPALATLLHRLSVMAKLHTSRDLPNPCAEPVVRELLAKTRRAYARRGARPAKKDALTREPLRALLDTCDDSLRGKRDRALLLFAWASGGRRRSEVVRATCENVRRVAPDRYVYTLGWSKTNQQGADLPENEKPVTGAAAAALTDWLAAAGIVEGPIFRRVRRGGHLGDALSEAAVRDIVRERCTLAGLNGNFSAHSLRAGFVTEAALQQVPLAETMTMTGHTSVATVVGYFRRADMLRSRAADLMGGPPADEDIDTPNAPENSGM, encoded by the coding sequence TTGCCGCCCGCCGTCATCATCCAGTTCGTCGTGGATCACGCCGTGCATCAGAGCAAACAGGGTTTGCGCACGGCGATGCCCGAAGCGCTCGATGTGGCACTTGTCTCGCAGGGCCTCAAGGCGCGGGCGGGTCCCCCGGCGCTCGCCACCCTCCTTCACCGTCTGAGCGTCATGGCCAAACTGCACACGTCGCGCGATCTGCCGAACCCGTGTGCCGAACCCGTCGTGCGGGAATTGCTCGCGAAAACGCGGCGCGCCTACGCCAGGCGCGGCGCGCGGCCAGCCAAAAAGGACGCCTTGACCCGGGAGCCACTGCGCGCGCTGCTTGACACGTGCGACGACTCGCTGCGCGGCAAACGCGACCGAGCCTTGCTGCTGTTCGCCTGGGCGAGCGGCGGACGGCGCCGCTCCGAAGTCGTTCGTGCCACCTGCGAGAACGTCCGCCGCGTGGCGCCGGACCGCTATGTCTATACGCTCGGGTGGTCGAAAACCAATCAGCAAGGTGCCGATCTCCCGGAAAACGAAAAGCCCGTGACCGGTGCCGCCGCGGCCGCGCTCACCGATTGGCTTGCCGCCGCGGGGATCGTCGAAGGTCCGATCTTCCGCCGGGTGCGCCGGGGCGGGCACCTCGGCGACGCGCTGTCAGAGGCGGCGGTGCGCGACATCGTCCGCGAGCGGTGCACGCTCGCCGGCCTGAACGGCAACTTCTCCGCGCATTCGCTCAGGGCGGGTTTCGTCACCGAAGCGGCGCTCCAACAAGTCCCGTTGGCCGAAACCATGACGATGACGGGGCATACGAGCGTCGCGACCGTCGTCGGCTACTTTCGTCGGGCCGACATGCTGCGTTCGCGCGCGGCCGATTTGATGGGCGGTCCGCCCGCCGACGAAGACATCGACACCCCGAATGCGCCGGAGAACAGCGGCATGTGA
- a CDS encoding NAD(P)H-dependent flavin oxidoreductase, whose product MPSSTASRSRNRALIERLGLLAPIIQAPMAGTSTPALAAAVSNAGGLGSLGVASVNADAARKSIHDTRALTRKPFNVNVFCHAPATLDASRDAAWLAYLAPEFARFGATAPAALSEIYKSFVADDAMFAMLLEERPAVVSFHFGLPSQEKIDALHAAGILLFATATNLAEAREIEAAGIDAIVAQGYEAGGHRGRFEDLGDRVPTDDEQLGTLALVRLVVTHTSVPVIAAGGIMDGAGIAAVLALGAQAAQLGTAFVACPESSADAAYRERLCVGQPPRTALIRAISGRPARGFVNRLYALEQKAERPDLPAYPVAYDAGKAINAAAKAKGNHDYAAQWAGQAAPLARAMPAAELVGVLRAELHETFDALRELASTF is encoded by the coding sequence ATGCCTAGCTCCACCGCTTCCCGCTCGCGCAATCGCGCGCTCATCGAACGACTCGGCCTGCTCGCGCCGATCATCCAGGCGCCGATGGCCGGCACCAGCACCCCCGCGCTGGCGGCCGCCGTCTCCAATGCCGGCGGGCTCGGCTCGCTGGGCGTGGCTTCGGTCAACGCCGATGCTGCACGCAAGTCCATTCATGACACTCGCGCCCTGACCCGTAAGCCGTTCAACGTCAACGTGTTCTGCCATGCGCCGGCCACGCTCGACGCGTCGCGCGACGCCGCTTGGCTGGCCTATCTCGCCCCGGAATTCGCGCGCTTCGGCGCCACCGCGCCGGCGGCACTGAGCGAGATTTACAAAAGCTTCGTGGCCGACGATGCCATGTTCGCCATGCTGCTCGAGGAACGTCCGGCGGTTGTGAGCTTCCATTTCGGGCTGCCGTCGCAGGAGAAGATCGACGCCCTGCATGCGGCCGGCATCCTGCTGTTCGCCACGGCCACGAACCTCGCCGAGGCCCGGGAGATCGAGGCGGCGGGTATCGACGCCATCGTCGCGCAAGGATACGAGGCCGGCGGTCACCGCGGCCGCTTCGAGGATCTCGGCGATCGCGTGCCGACCGACGACGAGCAACTGGGGACGCTGGCGCTTGTGCGGCTGGTCGTCACGCACACCTCGGTGCCCGTGATCGCCGCGGGCGGCATCATGGACGGCGCGGGCATCGCCGCGGTGCTGGCGCTCGGCGCACAGGCCGCGCAACTCGGCACTGCCTTCGTTGCCTGTCCGGAATCGTCGGCAGATGCCGCGTATCGCGAACGCCTTTGCGTCGGACAGCCACCGCGCACGGCACTGATTCGCGCCATCTCCGGACGTCCGGCGCGTGGTTTCGTCAATCGGCTATATGCACTCGAGCAAAAGGCCGAGCGCCCTGATCTCCCGGCCTATCCGGTGGCCTACGATGCCGGAAAGGCGATCAATGCGGCGGCAAAGGCCAAGGGCAATCACGACTATGCCGCGCAGTGGGCCGGACAAGCCGCGCCGCTTGCCCGCGCCATGCCGGCAGCAGAGCTCGTCGGCGTGCTGCGCGCCGAGCTCCACGAGACTTTCGACGCGCTGCGCGAACTGGCATCGACCTTCTGA
- the acuI gene encoding acrylyl-CoA reductase (NADPH), translated as MFNAVLLTQSDGKTHAAVAALDDDALPADGDVLVAIDYSTVNYKDGLAITGKAPVVRSWPMVAGIDGAGTVLASKHAAWRPGERVVLNGYGVGETHWGCLAQKARLRGDWLVKLPERFSSRDAMIIGTAGYTAMLSVMALERSGVVPHHGDVLVTGASGGVGSVAVALLSSLGYRVVASTGKLHEAEYLQALGAAEVIDRRLLSEPGKPLQKERWAAVVDSVGSHTLVNAIAQLRYGGVATACGLAQGMDFPANMAPFILRGVTLHGIDSVMAPRELREEAWRRLAHDLEPQKLGGMSHDVGLADAIAVAQRIVRGEIHGRVVVDVNR; from the coding sequence ATGTTCAATGCGGTTCTGCTGACCCAATCCGACGGCAAGACGCACGCGGCCGTGGCGGCATTGGATGACGATGCGCTGCCCGCCGATGGCGACGTCCTGGTCGCGATCGACTACTCCACCGTCAACTACAAGGACGGACTCGCGATTACCGGCAAGGCGCCGGTCGTGCGGTCATGGCCCATGGTGGCCGGCATCGACGGGGCCGGGACGGTGCTCGCCTCGAAGCACGCCGCGTGGCGTCCGGGCGAGCGCGTGGTGCTCAACGGCTACGGCGTTGGCGAAACTCACTGGGGATGCCTCGCGCAAAAGGCCCGGCTGCGAGGCGACTGGCTGGTGAAATTGCCCGAGCGTTTCTCGTCGCGCGACGCCATGATCATCGGCACGGCCGGCTACACCGCCATGCTCTCGGTCATGGCGCTGGAGCGCAGCGGTGTCGTGCCGCATCACGGCGACGTGCTCGTGACCGGCGCCTCGGGCGGCGTCGGCTCGGTGGCCGTCGCGCTGCTGAGCTCGCTCGGCTATCGCGTGGTGGCCTCGACCGGCAAGCTCCACGAGGCGGAGTATCTTCAGGCGCTCGGCGCGGCCGAAGTCATCGACCGGCGCCTGTTGTCCGAGCCGGGCAAGCCGCTGCAAAAGGAACGCTGGGCGGCCGTGGTCGACTCGGTCGGCTCACACACGCTCGTCAACGCAATCGCGCAATTGCGCTACGGCGGCGTCGCCACCGCATGCGGACTTGCGCAGGGCATGGATTTTCCGGCGAACATGGCGCCATTCATTCTGCGCGGCGTCACGCTGCACGGCATCGACAGCGTGATGGCGCCGCGCGAATTGCGCGAGGAAGCCTGGCGGCGCCTCGCGCACGACCTCGAACCGCAAAAGCTAGGCGGGATGTCGCATGATGTCGGCCTGGCCGACGCCATTGCCGTCGCGCAACGCATCGTCCGAGGCGAAATCCACGGCCGCGTGGTGGTCGACGTCAACCGCTGA
- a CDS encoding ABC transporter ATP-binding protein: MLSIRNLQAGYGKVQVLHGIDIDVPSGQVVTLIGSNGAGKTTTMRAVSGMIKPTSGEITLGDKRIDGLDSHRIAKLGLAHSPEGRRVFATMSVTDNLRLGAFPRLTGSRPRGDVAADLERAMDLFPRLKERRNQLAGTLSGGEQQMLAMARAVMLRPDIVLLDEPSMGLAPILVDEVFRIIGNLKAEGVTMLLVEQFAAAALAVADYGYVLENGSISVHGPAESLRNDDKVRAAYLGGSH, encoded by the coding sequence ATGCTTTCCATTCGTAATCTGCAGGCGGGCTACGGCAAAGTGCAGGTGCTGCACGGCATCGACATCGATGTGCCGAGCGGCCAGGTCGTCACGCTCATCGGCTCGAACGGCGCCGGCAAGACGACCACCATGCGCGCCGTGTCCGGGATGATCAAACCCACGTCGGGCGAAATCACGCTGGGCGACAAGCGTATCGACGGACTCGATTCGCATCGCATCGCAAAGCTCGGGCTGGCGCACTCGCCGGAAGGGCGTCGCGTGTTCGCGACCATGTCGGTGACCGACAACCTGCGTCTGGGCGCCTTCCCGCGCCTGACAGGCAGTCGCCCGCGCGGCGATGTCGCCGCCGATCTGGAGCGTGCGATGGACCTGTTCCCGCGGTTGAAGGAGCGGCGCAATCAGTTGGCCGGCACACTCTCGGGCGGCGAGCAGCAAATGCTCGCGATGGCGCGCGCGGTCATGTTGCGCCCGGATATCGTGCTGCTCGACGAGCCGTCGATGGGGCTGGCGCCGATTCTGGTCGATGAAGTCTTTCGCATCATCGGCAACCTGAAGGCGGAGGGCGTGACGATGCTGCTCGTGGAGCAGTTCGCCGCCGCGGCGCTGGCGGTGGCCGATTACGGCTACGTGCTGGAGAACGGCAGCATCTCCGTGCACGGTCCGGCCGAGAGCCTGCGCAACGACGACAAGGTGCGTGCCGCCTACCTCGGCGGCAGTCACTGA
- a CDS encoding branched-chain amino acid ABC transporter ATP-binding protein/permease: MTAQSSHARGAADTGSLRVTTKLAAIVGIVALFGFPVAVSNPYYIHMIETIMIYAILLFGLDIVVGYTGQVSLGHAGLFGIGAYVAGVFFAKLGLSFWFALPAAILITAAFGAILALPALRVIGPYLAMVTLAFGTIIQILINEMDFLTSGPMGITLTKPVIGGHPIDEVEYYWLVAVLLLVSILVAHRILKSHLGRAFEALRDSPVASDCMGVSVYRYKVYAFVISAGFAGLAGSLYAYSEQYISPNTYNFELTILFLLAVIMGGRKTRSGSLLGAAIIVLLPQLLDDIGIFRIVATVIAALTTVVAVTAIAKARTTLAKAAVPVVGTVGLAAVTWWLDSITDWRLTIFGLMILFVVYYLPDGIVGFLRSRILHRRRTLSVSATQVDESAGGDTDPVLMAAASGPDELLKVRQLLMQFDGLKALNQVDLTVRRGTIHGLIGPNGSGKSTMMNVLTGIYVPTAGSIEFAGQSLAGRTSSDIALSGVARTFQNVQLFGEMTALENVLVGLHHTFASTLVDVSLRLPRYKREETGARARAMRLLEFVGLASLADEEARNLPYGKQRLLEIARALALDPRLLLLDEPAAGLTAPDIRELLAIIRKIRDHGITVILIEHHMDVVMSTCQTVSVLDFGQKIAEGLPAQIQADEKVIEAYLGGASTTH; encoded by the coding sequence ATGACCGCACAGTCCTCCCATGCACGCGGGGCCGCCGACACCGGCAGCCTGCGCGTGACCACGAAGCTCGCGGCGATCGTGGGTATCGTCGCGCTGTTCGGCTTCCCCGTTGCCGTCAGCAATCCGTACTATATCCACATGATCGAAACGATCATGATCTATGCGATCCTGCTCTTCGGGCTGGATATCGTCGTGGGTTATACGGGGCAGGTATCGCTGGGCCATGCCGGGTTGTTCGGTATCGGCGCATACGTGGCGGGGGTTTTCTTCGCCAAGCTCGGGCTGTCGTTCTGGTTCGCGCTGCCGGCGGCCATTCTGATTACGGCGGCGTTCGGGGCGATTCTCGCGTTGCCGGCATTACGCGTGATCGGCCCGTATCTTGCCATGGTGACGCTCGCCTTCGGCACCATCATCCAGATTCTCATCAACGAGATGGACTTCCTGACGTCGGGGCCGATGGGCATCACGCTCACGAAGCCGGTCATCGGCGGGCATCCGATCGACGAAGTCGAGTACTACTGGCTCGTCGCGGTGCTGCTGCTCGTCAGTATTCTCGTGGCGCACCGGATTCTGAAGTCGCACCTCGGCCGCGCCTTCGAAGCGTTGCGCGACTCGCCGGTGGCGTCGGACTGCATGGGCGTGTCGGTGTACCGCTACAAGGTCTACGCGTTCGTGATCAGCGCCGGTTTCGCGGGGCTGGCGGGAAGTCTCTACGCCTATTCGGAGCAGTACATCTCGCCGAATACGTACAACTTCGAACTCACGATCCTGTTCCTGCTGGCCGTGATCATGGGCGGGCGCAAGACCCGCTCCGGTTCGCTGCTGGGTGCGGCGATCATTGTGCTGCTGCCGCAACTGCTTGACGACATCGGCATCTTCCGTATCGTTGCCACGGTCATCGCGGCGTTGACGACGGTGGTCGCCGTGACGGCGATTGCCAAGGCGCGCACCACGCTGGCCAAGGCCGCCGTGCCGGTCGTCGGCACCGTGGGGCTGGCCGCGGTGACATGGTGGCTCGACAGCATCACGGACTGGCGTCTGACGATCTTCGGTCTGATGATTCTGTTTGTCGTGTACTACCTGCCCGACGGCATCGTGGGCTTCCTGCGCTCGCGTATTCTGCATCGCCGCCGCACGCTTTCGGTCTCGGCCACGCAAGTCGACGAATCGGCCGGCGGCGACACCGATCCGGTGCTCATGGCGGCGGCAAGCGGTCCGGACGAACTGCTCAAGGTGCGCCAATTGCTCATGCAGTTCGACGGCCTCAAGGCACTCAACCAGGTGGATCTCACCGTCAGGCGCGGCACGATCCATGGGCTGATCGGCCCGAATGGATCGGGCAAGAGCACCATGATGAACGTGCTCACGGGCATTTACGTGCCGACCGCCGGCAGCATCGAGTTTGCGGGACAGTCGCTCGCGGGCCGCACGTCGTCGGACATCGCGCTCTCGGGCGTGGCGCGCACGTTCCAGAACGTGCAGTTGTTCGGAGAAATGACGGCGCTCGAGAACGTGCTCGTCGGGCTGCACCATACGTTCGCTTCCACGCTGGTCGACGTGTCGCTGCGATTGCCGCGCTACAAGCGCGAGGAAACCGGGGCCCGGGCGCGGGCGATGCGATTGCTGGAGTTCGTGGGGCTGGCTTCGCTGGCCGACGAGGAAGCACGCAACCTGCCGTACGGCAAGCAGCGTCTTCTGGAGATCGCGCGTGCGTTGGCGCTCGATCCGCGCCTGTTGCTGCTCGACGAACCGGCGGCCGGCCTGACCGCGCCGGACATTCGCGAGTTGCTGGCGATCATTCGCAAGATTCGCGACCACGGCATCACGGTCATTCTCATCGAGCACCACATGGACGTGGTGATGAGCACCTGCCAGACCGTGTCGGTCCTGGACTTCGGGCAGAAGATCGCCGAAGGGCTCCCGGCACAGATCCAGGCCGACGAGAAAGTGATCGAAGCGTATCTGGGCGGCGCATCGACGACGCACTGA